In Alteribacter lacisalsi, a genomic segment contains:
- the zapA gene encoding cell division protein ZapA, with protein MANGGLSVGDGTGKSRTIVTIYGQQYTIVGKESSDHVRKVAALVNHKMKEIKGSNPYLDTGKLAVLAALNIGDELVKLKENTKKEKDGE; from the coding sequence ATGGCGAATGGGGGCTTGTCGGTGGGAGACGGGACGGGAAAAAGTCGAACAATCGTTACAATCTATGGACAGCAGTACACAATCGTCGGTAAAGAGAGCTCCGACCACGTCAGGAAAGTTGCTGCCCTTGTCAATCATAAAATGAAAGAAATAAAAGGGAGCAATCCCTATCTGGACACAGGAAAGCTGGCTGTTCTGGCCGCTTTAAATATAGGAGATGAGCTTGTAAAGCTCAAGGAGAATACAAAAAAAGAGAAAGACGGGGAATAA
- a CDS encoding CvpA family protein has product MLSLILFIVLLMSFLIGFRRGLILQLVHLLGFVVAFLVAWFYYQELAAYIRLWIPFPTFGNDLMLEAFSAEEVYYNGIAFAILFFAVKILMQIIGSMFDFLAHLPILSTINGWLGGILGFLEGLLIVVILVHLAAIIQIDFLQQMLQNSTVAQLIFDYTPVISNQLKELWLDVASGETSFFS; this is encoded by the coding sequence ATGTTGAGTCTGATTCTATTTATCGTTTTACTTATGAGTTTTCTAATTGGATTCAGGCGGGGCCTGATTCTCCAACTGGTTCATCTGCTCGGTTTTGTCGTTGCTTTTCTTGTAGCGTGGTTTTACTACCAGGAGCTTGCGGCATACATAAGACTGTGGATTCCATTTCCGACCTTCGGAAACGATCTCATGCTTGAAGCCTTCTCGGCAGAAGAAGTTTATTATAATGGGATTGCGTTTGCCATCTTGTTCTTTGCTGTGAAAATTCTGATGCAGATTATTGGATCGATGTTTGACTTTCTTGCACATCTGCCAATTCTGTCTACGATTAACGGATGGCTCGGCGGCATTCTCGGGTTCCTCGAAGGGCTCCTGATTGTCGTCATTCTTGTCCACCTTGCGGCCATTATACAGATTGATTTTCTGCAGCAGATGCTTCAGAATTCAACTGTCGCACAGCTGATCTTTGACTACACACCGGTCATATCAAACCAGTTGAAAGAGTTATGGCTTGATGTGGCTTCAGGAGAGACTTCCTTTTTTTCGTAA
- the polX gene encoding DNA polymerase/3'-5' exonuclease PolX: MAAYNKKEIIQTLEHIAVYLEIKGENAFRVSAYRKAAQALERDERTIDEIGDPSKLKGIGKGTASIITELREDGRSSFLDELKEEIPSGLITLLSLPGMGGKKIGKLYKELGVEDAAGLRKACEEKKVQNLAGFGAKTEEKILKALDDFGKRPDRLPIAHVMTAVEDITGRLNEFTGINRFELAGSFRRGRETVKDLDFIISTFKPEEVGSQITMMDNIETIVSNGETKISLELAYPEGLIVPVDFRMVEDDAFATTLHHFTGSKDHNVLMRQRAKEKSEKISEYGVESAETGEVITFKDEPAFFAHFNLPYIPPEVREGYDELETKEADLALVETGDIKADLHMHTTWSDGAQSIKEMVEANRERGYTHMAITDHSKFLRVANGLNEERLKRQHEEIRKLNEEYSDFTILTGIEMDILPDGSLDFADDILKETDFVIASIHSAFKQDEETIMKRLETAMHNPYVAMIAHPTGRLIGRRDGYQVDMDRLIQTAAKTDTILELNANPNRLDLASEYVRKAQEQGVKIGINTDAHRFDMLTHMPVGVKAARRGWLKKDTVVNTWDVETLITFLNRNR, encoded by the coding sequence ATGGCCGCTTATAATAAAAAGGAAATCATCCAGACACTTGAACATATTGCAGTCTACCTTGAGATTAAAGGAGAGAACGCTTTTCGCGTATCCGCCTACCGCAAAGCTGCGCAGGCTCTTGAGCGCGATGAACGTACAATTGATGAGATCGGTGACCCGTCAAAACTGAAAGGAATCGGAAAAGGGACCGCTTCAATAATTACAGAACTGAGGGAAGACGGACGTTCTTCTTTTCTTGATGAATTGAAAGAGGAAATTCCATCGGGTCTTATTACCCTTCTGTCCCTTCCCGGGATGGGCGGTAAAAAGATCGGGAAGCTTTATAAGGAGCTTGGTGTAGAAGACGCAGCAGGACTCCGGAAAGCCTGTGAAGAGAAAAAGGTACAGAATCTTGCCGGGTTCGGTGCGAAAACCGAAGAAAAAATCCTGAAAGCTCTGGATGACTTCGGCAAGCGCCCTGATCGTCTTCCGATTGCGCATGTCATGACTGCAGTGGAGGACATCACAGGCAGACTGAATGAATTTACCGGAATAAATCGTTTTGAGCTTGCAGGCAGTTTCAGGCGCGGACGCGAAACGGTAAAAGATTTGGACTTTATCATTTCCACATTTAAGCCGGAAGAAGTCGGTTCTCAGATTACAATGATGGATAATATCGAAACGATTGTAAGTAACGGGGAGACGAAAATCAGCCTGGAGCTTGCTTACCCGGAAGGACTTATTGTTCCTGTGGACTTCCGTATGGTTGAAGATGATGCCTTTGCAACAACTCTGCATCATTTTACCGGATCAAAGGATCACAACGTGCTCATGCGTCAGCGGGCGAAGGAAAAAAGCGAGAAGATCAGTGAATATGGTGTGGAGTCGGCTGAAACAGGAGAAGTAATTACCTTTAAGGATGAACCTGCATTCTTTGCTCACTTCAATCTTCCGTACATCCCGCCTGAAGTGCGTGAGGGTTATGACGAACTTGAAACAAAAGAAGCTGACCTTGCGCTGGTGGAAACCGGGGACATCAAAGCAGATCTTCATATGCACACCACCTGGAGTGATGGGGCCCAGTCGATCAAGGAAATGGTGGAAGCCAACCGAGAACGGGGCTATACCCATATGGCCATTACCGATCACTCCAAATTTCTCCGGGTTGCCAATGGCCTGAATGAAGAAAGATTGAAACGTCAGCACGAGGAAATTCGTAAATTGAATGAAGAGTACAGTGATTTTACAATATTGACCGGGATTGAAATGGATATTTTACCGGACGGATCCCTTGATTTTGCCGATGACATCCTTAAGGAAACGGATTTCGTAATTGCCTCGATTCACTCTGCATTTAAGCAGGACGAAGAGACGATCATGAAGCGGCTGGAAACTGCGATGCACAATCCATACGTGGCCATGATCGCCCATCCGACCGGACGTCTGATTGGCAGACGTGACGGCTATCAAGTTGATATGGACCGGCTGATTCAGACAGCAGCCAAAACTGATACTATTCTGGAGCTGAACGCAAACCCGAACCGCCTGGATCTCGCGTCCGAGTACGTCAGGAAAGCGCAGGAACAAGGTGTGAAAATCGGAATCAATACAGATGCCCACCGCTTCGATATGCTCACACATATGCCGGTGGGAGTCAAAGCCGCCCGCCGGGGCTGGCTGAAAAAAGATACAGTTGTGAACACGTGGGATGTTGAAACACTTATTACGTTTTTAAACAGAAATCGCTGA